The following proteins are co-located in the Methanomassiliicoccales archaeon genome:
- a CDS encoding aminopeptidase, whose amino-acid sequence MSKMKKAAEAAIREVLDVQPGEEVLIISNFDCDAFTIARFIYEAALEAKARATFMVQPRKTQYDDAERIVLEAIKSEPDVIVAITDRKVGKDPFGLKLGYVGRDGKQYNHIYDAVLWGNRRCRSFWSPGVTVDMFERCVPVDYSTMRALASKLKDVLDDGKEMHVTSPAGTNICFSIEGRKGQVDDGDFRWPGKGGNLPCGEAYVSPRNGTVEGVIVFDGTLDLVPNPIIPKEPVKVFLKGGFITQIEGGKEAEMLLKVIERGETLAREMGKKEEERNARAIGELGIGINPKAKMTCNMLEDEKVWSTVHFAIGSNLDNDAHALIHQDCLVLNPSLFVDGRQIMKDGEILI is encoded by the coding sequence ATGTCGAAAATGAAAAAGGCGGCAGAAGCGGCAATAAGGGAAGTATTAGATGTCCAGCCTGGTGAAGAGGTATTGATAATTTCCAATTTCGATTGCGATGCTTTTACCATAGCCAGATTCATTTATGAGGCCGCGCTTGAGGCCAAGGCCAGAGCGACGTTCATGGTGCAGCCACGAAAGACGCAGTATGATGATGCCGAACGCATCGTTTTAGAGGCTATTAAATCCGAGCCGGATGTAATCGTAGCTATCACTGACCGAAAGGTAGGGAAGGACCCCTTCGGATTGAAGTTGGGTTATGTAGGAAGGGATGGGAAGCAGTACAATCACATCTATGATGCTGTCTTATGGGGAAACAGAAGGTGTAGAAGTTTCTGGTCTCCAGGCGTCACGGTGGACATGTTTGAGAGATGCGTCCCCGTGGATTATTCTACCATGAGGGCGCTGGCCTCAAAACTGAAAGATGTCCTGGACGATGGCAAGGAAATGCATGTGACTTCGCCTGCTGGCACAAACATATGCTTCTCTATTGAGGGCAGAAAGGGCCAAGTTGACGATGGCGACTTCCGATGGCCAGGAAAGGGAGGCAATCTCCCGTGCGGAGAGGCATATGTATCGCCACGGAACGGAACAGTGGAAGGCGTAATCGTATTCGATGGCACATTGGATCTCGTTCCAAATCCCATCATCCCTAAGGAACCAGTGAAAGTATTTCTGAAGGGTGGATTCATAACCCAAATCGAGGGTGGGAAAGAGGCAGAGATGCTGCTAAAGGTCATCGAACGGGGTGAAACCTTGGCCAGGGAGATGGGGAAGAAGGAAGAGGAGAGAAACGCTCGAGCCATAGGAGAGTTAGGCATAGGCATAAACCCGAAGGCTAAAATGACCTGCAACATGTTAGAAGACGAGAAAGTTTGGAGTACGGTACATTTCGCCATCGGTTCGAACTTGGATAATGATGCGCACGCATTGATTCATCAGGACTGCTTGGTTTTGAACCCCTCCTTATTTGTGGATGGCAGGCAGATAATGAAGGACGGAGAGATATTGATTTGA
- a CDS encoding redoxin domain-containing protein, with protein sequence MESSTLRLGDIVPDFELPDERGRPYRLSQAVKEGPLVIIFFPSVWGMMCAVEMSTFRDMMPQFVKVGARLCACDTNSPMSNAAWKEQMRLEFPLLSDFDGTVAAKFGILCGEEGYMKGRSNRAIFIIDDQMRARYIWVADDPSFEPDYDLVLKVATEVAAEVAQRRTSS encoded by the coding sequence ATGGAATCGAGCACCCTGCGACTAGGAGACATCGTGCCAGATTTCGAATTACCAGATGAGAGAGGACGACCATACCGTCTTAGCCAAGCTGTAAAGGAGGGGCCATTGGTCATCATCTTCTTCCCCTCTGTATGGGGAATGATGTGCGCCGTGGAGATGTCCACTTTCCGAGATATGATGCCCCAATTCGTCAAAGTGGGGGCTAGATTGTGCGCTTGCGATACCAATAGTCCCATGTCCAATGCTGCCTGGAAGGAGCAGATGAGATTGGAGTTCCCCCTTCTCAGCGATTTCGATGGAACGGTCGCAGCGAAGTTCGGCATACTCTGCGGCGAGGAAGGGTACATGAAGGGAAGGTCCAACAGGGCTATTTTCATAATCGACGACCAGATGCGCGCACGCTATATCTGGGTCGCTGACGATCCTTCCTTCGAGCCTGATTATGATCTTGTCCTAAAGGTCGCAACTGAGGTGGCAGCAGAGGTGGCTCAGAGGCGCACCAGTTCATAA
- a CDS encoding class I SAM-dependent methyltransferase: MVTHRFNAMDRAQLKNELRKKKQPAEEIVERASPTLDEVCADLGCGTGYLSLLLVRRCKVVLAVDSQRQMLEDLMSSADELDKTRLVPIQAEATKLPLIGASLDRVVAVNMFHEVEDKGALAQEIERVLRPGGRCTLVDFQKKETSFGPPLHERIEESKIPTYFVSMRVYRLYSFEEYYHYELVRL; encoded by the coding sequence ATGGTAACTCATCGTTTCAATGCCATGGATAGGGCACAGTTGAAGAATGAATTGCGGAAAAAGAAGCAGCCAGCAGAGGAGATAGTGGAACGTGCGTCCCCTACGCTAGATGAGGTCTGTGCCGATTTAGGTTGTGGCACAGGATATCTCAGCCTTCTTTTGGTCAGACGGTGCAAGGTAGTTTTGGCCGTGGACTCTCAACGACAGATGCTTGAAGATTTGATGTCCTCCGCGGACGAGCTTGATAAAACCCGATTGGTACCCATTCAGGCGGAGGCCACGAAGCTACCTTTAATCGGTGCGAGCCTAGACCGGGTGGTGGCGGTCAACATGTTCCATGAAGTGGAAGATAAGGGAGCTTTGGCTCAGGAGATCGAGAGAGTCCTACGACCTGGGGGGCGCTGCACCTTGGTGGACTTTCAGAAAAAGGAGACGAGCTTTGGCCCTCCCTTGCACGAGCGCATCGAGGAGTCGAAAATCCCTACATACTTTGTCAGCATGCGTGTCTATCGATTGTATAGTTTCGAAGAATACTATCATTATGAACTGGTGCGCCTCTGA